A window of Gossypium hirsutum isolate 1008001.06 chromosome D13, Gossypium_hirsutum_v2.1, whole genome shotgun sequence genomic DNA:
gcgcgacctgctgacgtggaaggaaatcgcgcccTCAAGGGAGCGATTTCCTTCCAcatcagcaggtcgcgctgacgtggacgcgacctTCTGCCCCGTCCCTTGACATCGCTCCGACGTGGCGCGATTTTGGGGGAAATGGCCCAGTCcggtaaataatgaaaaaaccggcctatttcggtaattttataaaaaaattggctttttttggtaaatccCTCCATAAGATTTTCCATAATTGAAATTTCctttattaaagtaaaatacCTATTGacatattattttttgaattattattttaattgttttatggaTATATTATTTTTCACTTACTATtcgtttttaatatattatttttaattaatagcttttatctttttatttatttatattaatatccttcaaaacttaaaaaaaatgcaataatttaatacattttaattattaaataaaataaatccctCGCATGGAAAAAATTATTTGATGACCCTCCCACCACATCATTCATGGTCCATTTCCAAATGTTTAATGACATTTCAGTAaatttttcatgtcattgacacataattttgataatttttttacccTGAACCCCAAATTTGAGCCTGAACTCAAACCTCGAACCCTAAACTCGAACTCAAACCACTTAATTTTTAAGTTCAAGGTTCGAGGTTTGGAGTTCGGGTTCGAATTCGAGTTCAAGATTTCGAGTTCAAGGTCAGGGTTCAGGGTTCCGACTTTAAGATTCAAGgttcatgataaaaaaaattaccaaaattatgtgtcaatgatatgaaaaaaattactaaaatattattaaatgattaaaaatgaacCATGGATGATGTGGTAGAAAGAGTCTATCAAATAATTTATCTTGCATGGGACTCAAACTCAAACTAATATATAAATACTATTATTTAGCTCTCAATCGGATACCAACGTATTATTTGAGATCATGTTGATAAGGACTAAAAGTtgattatttttacaaattaatagatattatattattttatataaaattataaaaccaattatcaaaaagaaaattaaataccTGTATTATTTGAGAGCATGTTGATAATGCAAGTGTCTGCCCACCTATTATCACATGAGTACTTGGACATTTCCATCCTTGAAAGTTATACGATCAATTAAATAAGTgcataaaacatagtaaaatcaGTAGAATTTCAACTTAaccatttttactaaaatttcatttaaaatttacataattttttacaaaaatacttATTATATAGATATTAACATAGAAAAAAAAGGCAACCTACAACATAAGTTTATTACAACGAAGAATAAAGCTCTAAATTGTTCAATCTAGGCGTCGGAATAGCAATCAAGGGCGTTGATTTCTCCAAAACAATCCCAAATTTTTCTGTAGTGTCTGGCTTTTGACCAATCGGAACTTCCCAATGAAACATGTGCAGAAACGAAGCCAAAGTATACATCAACATCCTCTCCCCAAGGTGAAGCCCTGCACATATTCGCCTACCAGACCCAAATGGAATATAATGAAACTTTTTCCCATAGAAATCCAGTTTATGCTTAAAGATTCTCCCAAAGTTGAGGATCCCTATGCATGGCCCAAGCATTCAAGAACAACTTGGCACCTTTTGGGATGGTATATCCACCCGCGGTGCATGTTTGGGCAGGACAACGAGGTAGCAACAATGGAGCCGATGGGTGCAATCTCAGTGTCTCCTTGGCGACTGCTTGCAGATAAGGTAGTTTGTGGATGTGGTGTTCTTCAACGGGGTTGTCATTACCGACAACTCGTGTCAACTCTTCCTGGGTTTTCTTCATTACTTCGGGGTGTAGCATTAGTTCCGCTATTGTCCACTCAAAAGCAGTGGAGGTTGTGCCGGAGCTCCCAATCACCATGTCCTGTTAATTGAACATATGCACTAAATTACTAAAATGGGCGACTAACTACTCAAGTTTTGGGATGGGGTGATTAGAGGTGTTGAGCAAAGTTTAGTATTAGATTAAGTATAatactaatttattttatatttgtttaagttcGGTTCGGTTCGGCTCAaaatatgagcttaaaattttgttaaaatttgtttatatttataaatgattaacCAAACACATTTTAGGATTgtacatattaattttttttaaaaatatattatttttaatttcacatttaatatatatttcaaatatttaaaatttatatatagacAATTTAACAATTTtctaatgtttacattatagtattatatatttactataagtttaatgttttaagttataaattacataatataatatattataaacttaGGAAATTAATCAGGGCGGGCTCAAATTCGAGcccgactcatattttaaatgagcTTGATTTGTTTTTGCTCAAACCCATTTTTTAGGcgtaatttttttatctaaaatattCTAAATTTAGACAGGCCTTTAGATTACGACGGATAGGCCGACCTTTGAATAGGTCTAATGATGATtaaagttgagtttgattcagTTCAATTAGTTTCTTTAACCATTGTAGTAAAGCGATTcgattttaaattcttttatattaattttgagtttttgaattagttttaGATATTATTGAATAAAGTGttctttttataactattttaaaaaaaatttcaagtaataaaaataacgatgtttttttgaaaaataagttttctataatggtttttaagttatttttactattcaaaatataaatatttattttacatcattaaaaactaaaattaattataaattaaatttttcaaaaagagttcgattattttttaatagaaatgctaactaaaatatttattttttaatgatattgacttgaaaactaaaattaattataaattaaatttttcaaaaagagttcgattattttttaatagaaatactaactaaaatatttattttttaatgatattgacTTGGTAACTTGCATGGCTGTCCACATGTACTTTATATTGACATGATACTATTTGTCTTATATTCTACATGCTAtgccaacaaataatttaaaaattataaaaatatttaaaaaataaaaataaattcaaagttaatatatatataaagttcataaaaattcaaaaaaagaagaagtatgAGGTACACATGGATTGTCATGTTTAAGAATTTAATGTTTTAGTctgtattttcattaaaaaacaacaataaggttgagggtcaaatttagttttaaaaaaaataaagactaaattgacaaaaaatgtaATCATTAAGGGcttaatttgttattatgccaGAAAATAGacccaaaataataatgaaaggaTAAATCATATTATTAGGAAGGCTTTGATTTTTGGTCGGGAGAACGACTtccctatatatatttttttggtggTGAAAAGCAAATTAAACTAACTATTTAAAGCCTAATTTTCAACTACCCTATTGTTTCCATGTATTCCTAACATATCTTTAGTTTCTATAAAATTTCCTCTGGATGGCTCCAACCTATGCTCTATACTGTACTATTTTGCCCAATTTATTGAGATTTTAATGGTATCTAGAAGGCTCCAAGACAGGCCTTAAAACACAAAAAGATTCTAGTTCTTCTATAAGTGCCATGCTAACAAACCAAATAATGTGGACCAAGGGACACCATTCATTTCCAACCACCCAGAGTTTCCTAAATTTATCCTAACCCATTTTAAGAGATTTCTTGAAAAAAATTGCGCTTGGCAGTTTCTTGGCGCAAAGTACTTCCAAACATCTTTAATAGCCAGGCAATCTCTAAAGACATGTACAATGTCTTCTGTCTCATGCTGACTTACTGGACATTACATACTCCGTCTAATACCCCTTCGAACACGCTCTTAGTTGGTAAGCAATCTTTGTTTACAGACTAACTATAGGAAGAAACGAACGCGGTGTTGTCCTTGATATTTCCAAACAGCCCTCCATTTAGTGTCTTTTTCGTTCCATGTAGCCGATTTTAACTTATGGTACGCACTGTATCTTTGTCTTTGAACTCCAACAAGAAATCTAGAAAGTCCTTACTAGTAATTTTCGTACCTTGTCCTATAAGAAcacaattatttttaattctttcatctatcacaaaattggaaatttatCCTATCAATAGTGATGTCATTTTCATATCTAGAtatagcaaaacaggtttttagcggcatttttagcggcAAAGAGATATCTCTTGAATGTCAAAACAAGCCAGAAATAGGAAAACATCCGAAATATTCGGTTTCCCCCATATATCAAGGAGTCCTGACATTGCATCTCGGAACTGAGCATTGATGTTAGCTCCAATGTCTCCTTCAAGCGTGCCACCCCAGAACATGCTCGTTATCATGTTTATAATTGTTGAAAACGCTAGCAACTCGACATCAATGGCTGTTCCATTCTTTCCATACACATCTCCAACACTTTTCTTAACTTGGTTTCTCCAAAGAGCATAAAATGCATCGAGGTTGGCATCGCTTTGCATCTCATGGACGAAGATCTAATGCAGCATGCGCCACTCAGGACTGTAAGGAGCGTATGCGATATCCTTTTCACCAAAGAGAAAGCCAAGGCTACAATAGTTGGGTTACAGTTGGCGAACGTAATGTCTTGGTCATGTACTACTTGTTTTGCCAAGGTGGGGGAGCTTATTAAGACGAATAGTTTCTGTCCTATAGAAAGTTTGTAGATTGGACCGTAAATGTTGGCCTATTCCATGAAGGTTTGGTGGATGTTTCTGCTGATAAATGGGAGGTAGCCGAGGAGCGGTGCGCCGTAAGGGCCGACTGGCAACTTAACCTTTGAGCTCATCAGCTTATTGAATGACAGTGAAAGCAAATACACGGCTACTACTATTGCTATCAAAGTAGTATAAAGCGTTAGTACTACCATTGCaaaagaaattgaattgtatGCAACATGGCAATCTACTTTACCCTTTAAATAATCACATTTGGGTTTATGGTTACTAATGTTGGGGATTGACccgtataaaaaataaaataataaaagtgaagAAAAACGAACaaaaatattttacgtggaaattTTTCTGAAGAGGATAGAAAATTATAGGCAAAAGAGGTTTTGGTTTTTCACTAATAAGTAAACAAATGAGAGtataatatggagaaaataaacttaaatgtatAACCTGTGtcgacaccatttttttgacaaaacggggtcgacttggattttgaaaatgaaaacgaaaaggggagccgccaccaatccttttttgatgaggtgtgatcgggtcacctcgtaaaataattgtttttaataaatggtttagatttattaaaacaatgcttttggtctacgaaattcagaaaaataggttcgggagtcgattaagtacgaggaaggattagcaccctcgtaacgcccaaaaattggtacctagttgattagttaatgtcttaatatcgaaaattgaaaactttgaagagatttaaaatacgatcctttgttttttttaaaaacttatataaaccaAATTACGtgttaagaccctctcattttggagagagaaaatgtcacacccaatgagttagggcgTGATACTTCACTTCTTCAAAAAATGAGCTTGTCTAAAACTCGTGCAATCAAATtgaaaaggatattcaattgtctgagtcagatgaagaaatcgcagTCCAATACTTTAGGgaacaatttctcaaaattctaaacattgaatactacctttattattattttttaggaaaatcctcatctcgagaaaacaacgtgtcatatccaatgcgttaggacacaacgtattgaattcccgataatgagctttttattcatgtttaaattAAAGAACATTCTCGACTACCTAGATTCAACGAAagaaattgaaacccaatacgttagggctcaatccccTCGAagatcctaaatacgagtattgcctttattgtCAAAGTTTTCTATTTTTATGAATTCGAGTAAAAATCGATGTAATGTTACCTTAGATGTACGAATAAAAGTCGTATTAATAAATGATGATAATGAATATGACAACGTGAATGTAGATAGCACGAGCAAtcacaacaaaataataaataaagaaaaaaaataaatcaatcacATATAgaataacaaataaatgaataagtAGAACTAAAACCCCCTTTTTTTTAACAATAGTGtatgtaaataaataaaccaaCACAAAGTAAAATTAtgataacaataaataaaataaataaaactatataaaaatatatgaaaatatacgtatgtataaaattttaagttatgaaaataaaaatgtatgtatatatatgcatagttataaaatatatgtatatatgtagatagtttttttttttaaaatataaaaatttgtatatataaaaattatagaatatatgtatatatttaaaatataggtaTGCGTatacatattttaacattataaagcataaaaatatgtatatatataaggattataaatatatgtatatgttataagaacgtatgtatgcatgtatatatatgtataacgaagattaaaaaagaattatagtaTAAATGagcatataataacaataatacttaataataacaacaataacatcaaatttatcaattttaaataataaaaaagaaatcacgaaaaagggactaaattaaaatttgaaacaaGATTCAGGGTTTAAATTCGTTAATAAATGAAAATGGAAGGACTATATTGAACACGCGAATAACATAGAGGGACTGAAAGGGAAATTTTCTCCTTTTCcactaaaacggcgtcgttcaaataggactaaattgaaatcgaGAATATACTAAAGGGggagatttaaaaataaaagaagatctAATCGAGAAGACGttaaaaagcggaggggctaaaagcgcaatttacccctccgcATAAAAACAAGCGGATCCTTGCgtgcgggtcgggtcgcgcaCGGGTCAtgccaaacggcgccgttttggcgcTAAAACCCTTCAGGTGAAACGATGTCGTTTAATCGagctataaaagccaaaaaatattcaaaatttttcatttctccctgctttaaaacaaaaaaaaaaccaaaaaactcTCTACCCTCCCTTTCTTCTCTGGGCACAAGCCCAAAATCCGGCGAAGGGCCACCGTGTCGGCCGTCGGCCACCGGCGACGGTGCCGTTGCACGCGATGGCCGAAAAAGGGGAAAACTTCATATCTGGCCCCTTTTAACCTCCTAAGCCCGAATCCGCTTTTAAAATCCTCAAAATATTAACCAAAAGACCCCAAAAACCCAAGAAACCTTTTAGTTTCTGGCCACCTATCCTCGGAGGTGGCTACCTCGGTTGTCCCGGCGGTGTTAGAAGTCGAACACAGGTGAgtcccttcctttttcttttatttccgtttgtaaggaaaataaaaatgaaaataaaaataaagataaataacgAAAcgaagcaagaaaattaaatagataTCAACCTTCGATTTTTttctaattgatttttttgttctCTGCTGTATTTCTCTGTTGTTGTGTGTAAAAGTTTACATTTTTCTTcaggctttatagccgattacaaaGATTCTTTTTTTCTCTGTCTTTCTGTCCTCTATTTTTGCTTTGTTTTGCAGGGTTAGGCAAGGTCAACGGAGGTGACCTTGCCATTTCGGTGTAAAGGCTAGGGGGAGGCAAACCTCAGGACGAGGTACCTCGGGTGGCCCAAAAGGGGGTAACGGCGTGAGAGGGGAGGGAATCCTAGGGTTCTCTAGTGCTTGCTTAGTTTTTGGGCCCCAATGGGCCGTTTAGGGTTTTAAGAatttaggccattttgggcccgTTGTACATGGGTTGTTTCATTTTGGGCCCAGACATAAATTGGGTCCTACAACCTGTACATTACCTAAAACCCCGAACAAACAAAACCCTGAATCTCATAGGACACTGACAAAAGGAGTATAAAATACTCTCCATAGTTATCACAAAACTCTCATCAAAATTCATATGCAACTACATCTTGTCGCCCTCAAGGAAAAACTTTACTGATTGACACAACAAAACAGAGATGCAATGACTCcaatcatactaaaatatatatgtaataattagAGTCCAATTGAGAGAAACAGTCCTGCTTGAAGTCTAAAACGCGACTACCAAATAAGAGAACACGTTGTGACATCGCAACATCCCATTCGCCTCATCATGACGTCGTCCCAACGAGCCGCGCTCCTCGTCCCGATGTCGAGCCTATTTTGGCCCTTCTTCAATTGCTCGTCAATTCTCGTCTAAGATACCTACAACGTGTCCAATAAATACGAGGTACACCTATGATGATGGTTttgaaatataaacaaaaattccTTAATTCAACATGCCTCAACAGCTTAccaataataaatgaaatttatatttttgtattacgATTTAATAAATTGCAGGTATGCAATCTGCTGATATttctaattttagaaattaaCACAAATTTACTATTAGatatttctcatccaaatttgtAGCAgccatttttttctatttttgttattgcaaacaaaattttacaactttttagaaaatgaaaattatttttaaaaaacaaaaatatttttcaaaatcaaaggaaGGATTTTGATTTTGGAGACTTTGAAAACTTACTTCTTCTTTGTTTTTCCTTAGTTACTTTCATAAATTTGAGGAAGGATGATATTAGGGATTGAGATAGTATTATTTTGAATATTCCAATTATTATGTATAACTATTGATTTCTCATTATTCAAATCCACGTTACTTTTATGAATAATATCTATTGTCATAATGTTGTCTACGTAAGCTAGACACGCCATTAACCAATTAGGGCTAAGTTGATTAGCCACCTATCGTCAAAAAAATCTAGAATTAATACTATGGAAAAATCTTAAAAATCTAGACTCGATCTCATCACCAAATTTTAGGTTCGGGAGTACGGTTACGTGTGGGGAATGTTATAGCACCCCCGCAACGCCTATCCGGGGATAGTCCTACGGGGTCTTAGGagctagattttttttatttaagcatattaatgttttaatctaacctaaaattttgtggaaattttaaataaaaactctaaaaaaagACCTCCGGTTTCCTTGCAGCTCAATTAAGATGTGTTCaccaaacttatctaatttgaaacttaaattagaTGTTTTTACTTTTAACGGGAACCTAAAGGATACCTAaataattctaataaaataccttcatttcctaaaattaattctattttagaattctatttttttttagaaattaccaatgaattaagagaaatatttaaATAGATTAATAATGTTGAACCTATCAAGATCTTATGAAAGTATCCTATGTCGGGTTTatgatttatcttactttaaaattcttgatttaagatttaaattcgtcaaaatcttaaaataataaatcttaaatAGCATTTATTAGCtttctttaaaaaattctaaaataaaatatttataaagaccTACTCATTATTTACAATTCACCTTCAAAAATCTTTAGTTTTAATCTTAAATAAAGTCCTAAAAAATCTTTACATATTAACTTAAGATTCTAATCCTATacgatatttaaaattaatttaaaaccctaaaaatagaaaaatgacctaaagttcgttcttttaaaatgaatagtaataaaataagaaaattaattaaattgactaaagttaatgaaaagttaaaattctttcaaaatagcaataataaaaaaaattaaataaaagaaataaataatgtcataataataacaataatacacattattcataatataataaaagaattaaagtaacttaaataaataatattaaaatgtatgtaaggggaatgtgtaaaaaaaatggcatgaaaataaataaaacgaaataaaaataaataaaaattatacaagtgtgaataaatataaaatattaaaataaaatgcataattaacattaaatatataatgtataaatgcaaatgaaatgaaagatataagtgtaaattatttaaaaaaagatgaaaataaaatgacataacttgattttaggactaaaagataaaaaaatgtgaaagacaGAGAACTGATGTAGCAATTAATtcgcttttaatttttaaattttaaattaaatcgaatgtttaaataaataaaagggttactAGTGTAAATAGGTCAAAGAGTGAGGGCAGTGGTGCAAAAAATGagatattttttgtaaaattaaaaagtaatggGTGAGAATAAATTACCCGTTTTTGGcacctataaatgaaaaaaaattatttattctttcattttaacatcagtgtttttcaaaaaaaaaactcttctctttctctttcaaCTTCTATGTTGGCCATGGCTCCACCACTGGAGAACCCAACGGCTCTCCAGCCTCTGGTGGTGGAGCCGCCGTGTATGGTGgccgaattttttttttacaaaattaaagttttatttagaaaaaatcattaattttcttaaaaatcaaaattttatttcgaaatagttaaaaaaatcaaaaatttattttaaaattttaaactttcctctaaaatgacttaaaaacatatttttatttttcaaaatctaaattttctccttttttaaaaaaaacactatttttcttaaaaattaaaatttttattttgaagtagttgaaaaaaaaatcaaaactttttttaaaaaatttaaacttttctttaaaataactaaaaaaacatatttttatttttcaaaatataaactctcctttttgttaaaaaaaacactatttttcttaaagattaaagcttttactttgaaatgattgaaaaaaaatcaaaactttattttaaaattttaaactttcttttaaaataactaaaaaaaaggaattttatttgttaaaatctaaattttctattttgcagaaaaaattcaaaacttttcccaaaatcaagccatttaaaaaaaaaatctttattttagaAAGGGGAGAGAAAAAACAAGATTTTTGGGGCTTCCTAGGAGAGGAGAACCGACGTCCGGTGACGTTCCCTTCATCGAAACCCAAAATCCGATCCCTCGTAACATGTCTATGgcaaaaaaaaagatagaataaaagaaaaaaatagaatgttTATAGTTGTTAAGACCAAAAATAATGAAAAGTCTcctctttttcatttcatttttatatattatcttttttaatcttgtttatttgtaaaaaatataataataatatttattaataataatagtaatagtgatgataataataataatttgatccTTTGACAgactcaaaaaagaaaaaagaagaaaagaaaaaataataataaaaataaaagtctcAAATCTAAAATTGGGTAGGCTCCAAACGGCCCAAAAGGACAAAAAATTAATTGAGCCCTCAATCAAGCTCGGACAAAAAATGGGTGTCTACATCCATTATCcgacttaaactttatttttgtggttatcTAAACTCATTATCTACTTACTTTTTCCTCTTTTTGGGGATATTCATTATCTAAATGTTGGATAAAATGGAAAGGCACATTGTAAACTTTAGATACGACATTATTGCGAAAAACATAAATCGTAGaacaaatatgaaaaatataaaaaaaagtataaaatcaaACTTTATTATGgcatatatgcaaacaaataCAAAAATCTTACTGCCATTCAtatcaagaatgaaagaataaataaaaaaataaaggaaaaaaaaaacttgtgaATGCCTCTTAAACAAGTATTGCGATGATGATCCTCTAATCAAAGctataatttaaaaaatgctGCAGCCTGCAAGAATAAATTGCATCAACATAACCTCAGCTCATCAGTAATCAAAGCAATCAATCTCTCTCTCCtgcatatgaaaaaaaaaacatattcaaACAATCAGTTAAGGAGAAGAACATTGCTCAAAGAAAAATCTTGTGATATTACAACTTTGGAACAGATATTCATAGGTTGTCTAGACGTGGTAAGCTGTTAATGGCAGTTATTACAACTTTTTCTGGTAATTCAGTTATGTTAAATTTGCATATTGCCTAGCTTCACAGTGACTAGCTTTTTAACAAAGTGCAGTAAAGCATCATAAAGAGATTACCTTTAATGATAAGTCTCGCTGTTTTTTAAGTAATTGAGTCCTTGCCTTGCTCAAGTGGGAATTGGGAGACATGGTCTTTTTCTGTAAGGGAGTGAAAGATTCAAAAAAACTAGTACAAAACTCATCTCTTCATTCATTGAATAATTGCAGAGGTGAATACATCAGAGTAATAACAATAATGAGACAACAAAAGTCACCTTTGCTAACTGCTTGTCTCTGGTTAGCAATGGTAGCAGAGAGCAATCATTGTGTCTAGCAACCATAGGTTGGAAAAGCGAAATAGTAACCTGTAAACCACCAAGAATTAGGATGATGGATATCAAAGCAAAAGCAGTATACATGCACATGGAGGTGTATGAACCATTCAAATGAAAACAAGTAAACTAACCTCTTCTCTTTCGGGCACATATAGTACATTGCCCCAAGCATTCCTTCTTTCCGGAAGGAAGTCGAAAACACTATGGAAGTTTTCATTTTCCTGTTCATgaaacaaataagttaaaagcataaaaagggatgaatttaaaatcattaaaccTACCATCATATGCTTCACGAATCCATCATTTCCTAGAAAATGCTTCAGAAACTTTAGCTGCAACAGGAAACAAACAATTTAGCTTCTTTGCAACATACgcagataataaaataaattattaaaccaATTATCGAAGAAATTAAAAGGAAACTAAATACCTGTACTTTTTGAGACCATGTTGATAAAATGAGTTTCTGCCCACCTATTGTCACATGAGTATTTGCACATTTCTCATCCTGAAAGTTATTAAGACTATTATGACAGTTCAAGATACAATCTATTAAATATATGAATAAAACAAAGTCAAATCAGTACCTCTAGGAAATCTAAAGCAGCCGAGGCAGAATTGAACCCTGTTCTTGGATCTTGACTAGAAATTCTTTCATTGCCTGTTTCTGACAACCGGCTTCTGAGTTGCTTTATAATGTTGtccttaagttctttgtttgaaTCCTTGGTTGCACTTGTGAATTTCTCCAGACAGTTGGATTCAAATACTAAAGCAAGAGCCTCACATGCTGCTACACATAGTGCTTCATCGTTACTGTCTAATATGATGGAGAAGTATGTAATTGCCCTGCATCCAAATTTGCAGATCTATCAATGACATTTCAAGTTTGTTTGTAGatggaaaacaaaaagaaagacgATCACTATCTAGAGGTtgtaattgttaaaaatttacaataaatgAGACTTTTTAATTAAAAGGCTCACCCTTGCCAATTTTTGTGACTTAGCCTCCACCCATCAATGGTagaaagaagaaaggaccaagcgGATATCATGGCAGTTAAAACGGCTGGTGAATCTTTTCTTTCAATCTGATGAGACATAGAAGGAAACCTATCCTTTTAGGCTCCAATTTACAGTTAACTAAGTTTAGGAATTGACTAAGAAAATTACagaatatatagataaaaatatcaGTTAAAATTCATACACTAGAGTCAGTTCCAGGATGAATTAAGTCCCAAAGTAACTTCATTACTGAT
This region includes:
- the LOC121203080 gene encoding uncharacterized protein isoform X2, whose amino-acid sequence is MDKRRKRKGGQRSKRGILLDHDDDARGDLHNFQGPRKTLHDYFIDLSGKRASVREEALSTILKALTLNIEQKFVELNFVTLVYQCLHSIKKGSPTEMKQAAHIIGLLSMITTSVEKVHEAYEDVLTALSQGGLKPKLKTLEILGCLTVVTFFGASNSDETESVMKLLWDLIHPGTDSSIERKDSPAVLTAMISAWSFLLSTIDGWRLSHKNWQGAITYFSIILDSNDEALCVAACEALALVFESNCLEKFTSATKDSNKELKDNIIKQLRSRLSETGNERISSQDPRTGFNSASAALDFLEDEKCANTHVTIGGQKLILSTWSQKVQLKFLKHFLGNDGFVKHMMENENFHSVFDFLPERRNAWGNVLYVPEREEVTISLFQPMVARHNDCSLLPLLTRDKQLAKKKTMSPNSHLSKARTQLLKKQRDLSLKEREIDCFDY
- the LOC121203080 gene encoding uncharacterized protein isoform X3, which produces MDKRRNSKGGQRSKRGILLDHDDDARGDLHNFQGPRKTLHDYFIDLSGKRASVREEALSTILKALTLNIEQKFVELNFVTLVYQCLHSIKKGSPTEMKQAAHIIGLLSMITTSVEKVHEAYEDVLTALSQGGLKPKLKTLEILGCLTVVTFFGASNSDETESVMKLLWDLIHPGTDSSIERKDSPAVLTAMISAWSFLLSTIDGWRLSHKNWQGAITYFSIILDSNDEALCVAACEALALVFESNCLEKFTSATKDSNKELKDNIIKQLRSRLSETGNERISSQDPRTGFNSASAALDFLEDEKCANTHVTIGGQKLILSTWSQKVQLKFLKHFLGNDGFVKHMMENENFHSVFDFLPERRNAWGNVLYVPEREEVTISLFQPMVARHNDCSLLPLLTRDKQLAKKKTMSPNSHLSKARTQLLKKQRDLSLKEREIDCFDY
- the LOC121203080 gene encoding uncharacterized protein isoform X1, with protein sequence MDKRRKPIVKVWGFTYLFQSKKIMDKRRNSKGGQRSKRGILLDHDDDARGDLHNFQGPRKTLHDYFIDLSGKRASVREEALSTILKALTLNIEQKFVELNFVTLVYQCLHSIKKGSPTEMKQAAHIIGLLSMITTSVEKVHEAYEDVLTALSQGGLKPKLKTLEILGCLTVVTFFGASNSDETESVMKLLWDLIHPGTDSSIERKDSPAVLTAMISAWSFLLSTIDGWRLSHKNWQGAITYFSIILDSNDEALCVAACEALALVFESNCLEKFTSATKDSNKELKDNIIKQLRSRLSETGNERISSQDPRTGFNSASAALDFLEDEKCANTHVTIGGQKLILSTWSQKVQLKFLKHFLGNDGFVKHMMENENFHSVFDFLPERRNAWGNVLYVPEREEVTISLFQPMVARHNDCSLLPLLTRDKQLAKKKTMSPNSHLSKARTQLLKKQRDLSLKEREIDCFDY